From one Lotus japonicus ecotype B-129 chromosome 3, LjGifu_v1.2 genomic stretch:
- the LOC130746287 gene encoding uncharacterized protein LOC130746287 isoform X1 has protein sequence MIHTENTETTTSSSPNMNTNNNKSIIINHLPLNLLRSEVVTPAPTFSDSTIDFLPHFAGYSWLAYGASSLLVITHFPSPLSPHQTRFGPIFRQVFELSADHSSPVAAVSWCPDTPSSGDLAAAAENCIWVFNHDSATSNGSFCWSQNAVLVQQTKVGAIRWTGSGDGIISGGMEVVFWKRINKCWEIAWKFKADQPQTLVSATWSIEGPSATAAHPSKEQIGGSLISEVSKCVLVCQSNGLSEYSKVKLHHPLPVVMIQWRPSRGKLNRYGRNSIKNVLLTCCLDGTARLWSEIDNGKVRRAGKDINDQKNTGCSFCAVAVIEINQTLNGVLGSDIFVSWGMEIEGIFRAGERIKQVFSKEGSEHDVRKCDWLVGFGPGMLLSFWAVHCLDDVSPLRFPRVTLWRRIELQNQDIENVFKFDLSNFRNALVLHKVNTLRNCLSGPPMICSPLQLLPCNSLVWSFFHIQTLHDTVENSCDNDDTDNISSRLIGGVLNLDGHSGKILKVSIHPYICKVQFAASLDSNGLLLFWSLSNISNSILGCPTLVPTWELLGKLATQDSCSKYTSLTWAPSIVGDKLVFFMGHTRGVDCFIVNISRTEEENIECHYLCTIPFSGHGPYEDGPSDIFAIPLTSTCNKTLCRNKLMLLAVWMGKFQALSWEVNMHSFDISTSCCECNFDSNSLDDCSVWAFQSTFANKRYCVTVIPCSSEFPSSDDMVTSFAVADSGTLSCKQQEFGFASDLCSSYPTYIMATGCFDGSLKLWKSNPGTPSTLHLPWELVGMFVAHDGPIKGICFADCGKKIATFCNKNKSNAVNTIHIWDAVNLITTGTFILEDKLTPESDVITLKWLALGTGDLLLGVCLQNGLHVYAQKHYDGLNLSNSVSFPKMNLWVRIAFAHTDIPIYDFVWGPRAAAVVIHGNYFSIFSHWLFYMDKKQKSNFHPCHSEPNAYNCKGEIYEDILSAVFTDGDTGDFRELSTGDSPADCDSKQSIKINIKDHNLSSSLFLAKEQLKSEPLTMVGLWSILEVAEIISGSLPTYHPDVLHTNISSGNWKRAYVALRHLVECLASNYDPQKKHISKRNALPNIILSYYFEGRILESSQDKGFHWSGDVSSMSSISQAPYYSGSSAENNSIPTSTRSELNGFIESLEKFPDIPLWINIEKTQILAIIDLLSEVCSSDSSSAYQSLDEPGRRFWVSLRFQQLLFQRKFARAASFEELLVNSRLFVWAYHSDCLENLFGSVIPNEPSWQEMRALGMGFWFASIPQLRARMEKLARAQYLKSKNPKDCALLYIALNRIQVLAGLFKISKDEKDKPLVGFLSRNFQEEKNKAAALKNAYVLLGKHQLELAIAFFLLGGDHSSAINVCAKNLGDEQLALVICRLLEGHGGPLEHHLITKYILPSAIDKGDYWLSSLLEWEMGNYYQSFYRMLEFSVNPVAQESTIMSNCGPFLDPTVGSYCQMLASKNSMRNAVGEQNSAILLRWATLMTVTSLKRCGNPLEALEYFSSSLSMLGTADQENELGDGHVVISSTLKPLPRKSSNWLSTDVSVHLEFHIKLNLALCYLSKLIREHPSWPDTASESDGEASCSDEYMLQYEKSVESFKQRLYKGLAVFEQRFLLAPSCLISMVLLLLCHHGLLFIGHDMTDGCTQEEMSQKKSDIFDVFNLYHSPFKPFFKTAEEISFLYSRLFSACSMEYSQRSSTPLEKDESKFLDSSHSHFEGLLVSLWYLRASLRTQLSSVSKDFIKKHVDILDYFEYYLYFSLAWLQKNSEALLLMVHPFLIENADGHNPYEIDMVNLKKLIPKIAQLLAQNSSVTNMENLQVSKCEEDKLVADVKHLVPDDERWKILGTCLWQHMSRFMISNLNLVLAKIEDDNLSGTFHKKHAYRELALINMDYDSISLPEKIQLVSFCLCDFLMTTVTHISSYHVKQLVEILWQKLEHDSNVMTLKWLKQTTASEYSHDRNLDILELVNRKDKCLAHQLLWDHCADPKLISDCFAQEKLDWSKDLDHKPTKGWNDLYIIMTGLHKTDDSRGDECKLSTGSSNHEVGSPVKGMFLSDHASARSNQKDITSMNIAVFQSPREMYKRNGELLEALCINSTDLQEAAAASNRKGIVFFHLEDEVPLSGESDLLWTKADWPQNGWAGSESTPAPTCVSPGVGLGSKKGAHLGLGGATVGVGSSAWPSRDLTGGGALGMLGYAGVGASGLGWEIQQDFEDFVDPPATLENTSTKAFSSHPMRPFFLVGSSNTHIYLWEFNKDKAAATYGVLPAANVPPPYALASISAVQFDHVGHRFASAASDGTVCTWQLEVGGRSNVRPTESSLCFNGHASDVTYFSSSGSIVAVAGYSSNNVNVVIWDTLAPPATSRASILCHEGGARSISVFDNHFGSGSVSPLIVTGGKGGDVGVHDFRYIATGKAKRHRRADSGGQSSITSLNYEKDQNIDGMLWYIPKAHSGSVTKIVAIPDTSLFLTGSTDGDVKLWDAQSTKLIHHWPKIHDKHTFLQSTSRGFGGIVRAAVTDIQVVPHGFLTCGGDGTVKLVRLNSHLHGYGGEL, from the exons ATGATACACACAGAGAACACAGAGACAACAACCTCTTCTTCTCCAAACAtgaacaccaacaacaacaagagcATCATCATCAATCATCTTCCCCTCAATCTCCTCAGATCCGAGGTGGTCACACCCGCCCCCACCTTCTCCGATTCCACCATCGATTTCCTCCCTCACTTTGCCGGCTACTCATGGCTCGCGTATGGAGCTTCTTCCCTCCTCGTCATCACCCACTTCCCTTCTCCTCTCTCCCCTCACCAAACCCGCTTTGGACCCATTTTCCGTCAAGTCTTCGAGCTCTCCGCAGATCACTCTTCACCCGTCGCTGCTGTCTCCTGGTGCCCCGACACCCCCTCCTCCGGTGACCTCGCTGCCGCTGCCGAAAATTGCATCTGGGTTTTCAACCATGATTCTGCCACGTCTAATG GTTCTTTTTGTTGGAGCCAGAATGCAGTGCTTGTACAACAGACGAAAGTGGGAGCCATCAGATGGACAGGATCAGGGGATGGAATTATATCTGGTGGAATGGAGGTAGTCTTCTGGAAAAGAATTAACAAGTGTTGGGAAATTGCTTGGAAGTTTAAAGCAGATCAACCCCAAACTCTTGTTAGTGCAACATGGTCTATTGAGGGCCCTTCGGCAACTGCAGCACATCCTAGTAAAGAACAGATTGGAGGCTCCTTAATCAGCGAGGTGAGCAAATGTGTATTAGTATGCCAAAGCAATGGGCTATCTGAATATTCAAAAGTCAAACTGCATCATCCTCTACCTGTTGTAATGATTCAATGGAGACCATCAAGGGGAAAGCTAAACAGATATGGTAGGAATTCAATAAAGAATGTATTACTCACTTGCTGCTTAGATGGAACTGCAAGGTTATGGAGTGAGATTGATAATGGAAAGGTCAGAAGGGCTGGGAAGGACATCAATGATCAGAAGAACACAGGGTGCTCTTTTTGTGCTGTTGCTGTTATTGAGATTAATCAGACCTTAAATGGAGTTCTTGGTTCAGATATATTTGTGTCATGGGGGATGGAAATCGAGGGAATATTTAGAgcaggtgaaagaatcaaacaagttttttccAAAGAAGGATCTGAGCATGATGTTAGAAAATGTGATTGGTTAGTTGGGTTTGGTCCCGGGATGTTGCTTAGCTTTTGGGCTGTCCACTGTCTTGATGATGTTTCCCCGCTGAGATTCCCCCGAGTTACATTGTGGAGGAGAATTGAACTCCAAAACCAAGAcatagaaaatgtttttaagtttgACTTATCTAATTTTAGAAATGCATTAGTTTTGCATAAAGTCAATACACTGAGAAACTGCTTGTCTGGCCCCCCTATGATATGCTCTCCACTGCAGTTATTACCTTGTAATTCCTTAGTTTGGTCATTTTTCCATATTCAAACATTGCATGATACTGTGGAGAACTCCTGTGATAATGACGATACAGATAACATCTCCTCTCGTTTGATTGGTGGAGTTTTAAATTTAGATGGACACAGCGGAAAAATTTTAAAGGTTTCAATTCACCCTTATATATGCAAAGTTCAATTTGCTGCTTCTCTGGATTCTAATGGACTGCTGCTTTTTTGGTCACTATCTAACATTTCAAACAGCATTTTGGGGTGTCCAACTTTGGTTCCTACTTGGGAACTCCTTGGAAAGCTTGCAACTCAAGACTCATGCTCCAAGTATACAAGCTTGACATGGGCACCTTCAATAGTTGGTGATAAACTGGTTTTTTTTATGGGACATACCAGGGGGGTTGATTGCTTCATAGTCAACATTAGTCGAACCGAGGAAGAAAACATAGAATGTCACTACTTATGCACCATTCCTTTCAGTGGCCATGGTCCTTATGAGGATGGCCCATCTGATATCTTTGCAATACCTCTGACTTCTACTTGCAATAAAACATTATGTAGAAATAAACTTATGCTATTGGCAGTTTGGATGGGGAAATTTCAGGCCCTATCATGGGAAGTTAACATGCACTCTTTTGACATATCAACAAGCTGTTGTGAATGCAATTTTGATTCTAATAGCCTTGATGACTGCAGTGTTTGGGCATTTCAAAGTACATTTGCTAATAAAAGGTATTGCGTTACTGTAATTCCATGTTCATCTGAGTTTCCAAGTTCTGATGATATGGTTACTAGTTTTGCTGTAGCTGATTCAGGCACTCTGAGTTGTAAACAACAGGAGTTCGGTTTTGCAAGTGATCTTTGCAGTAGTTATCCTACATATATCATGGCCACTGGCTGCTTTGATGGTAgcttaaaactttggaaaagtaACCCTGGAACCCCGTCGACCCTGCACTTGCCATGGGAGCTTGTGGGTATGTTTGTTGCACACGACGGTCCTATCAAGGGCATATGTTTCGCTGATTGTGGTAAAAAAATTGCTACATTCTGCAACAAAAACAAATCAAATGCTGTCAATACCATCCATATATGGGATGCTGTAAATCTGATCACCACAGGGACTTTTATTTTGGAAGATAAACTAACACCTGAAAGTGATGTTATTACTCTGAAGTGGTTAGCTTTAGGGACTGGTGACTTATTGCTTGGAGTTTGTTTGCAAAATGGATTGCATGTATATGCTCAGAAGCATTATGACGGTCTGAATTTGTCCAACTCTGTTAGTTTTCCAAAAATGAATCTATGGGTTCGCATTGCATTTGCTCACACTGACATTCCAATTTATGATTTTGTGTGGGGACCCAGAGCTGCAGCAGTGGTAATCCATGGAAATTACTTTAGTATATTCAGTCATTGGTTGTTTTATATGGATAAGAAGCAAAAGAGTAATTTTCATCCTTGTCATTCAGAGCCAAATGCCTATAATTGCAAAGGTGAAATATATGAAGACATACTTTCTGCAGTTTTTACTGATGGCGACACTGGTGACTTCAGAGAACTGTCAACAGGAGACAGTCCTGCAGATTGTGATTCCAAGCAGTCCATCAAAATAAATATCAAGGACCATAACCTATCCAGTAGCTTGTTTCTGGCCAAGGAACAATTAAAATCTGAACCTCTTACCATGGTTGGTTTATGGAGCATCTTAGAAGTAGCTGAGATAATTAGTGGGTCTTTGCCTACTTATCACCCTGATGTACTACATACGAATATAAGTTCAG GCAATTGGAAACGTGCTTATGTAGCTCTGAGGCATCTTGTTGAATGTCTGGCTTCTAATTATGATCCTCAAAAGAAACATATCTCCAAAAGAAATGCTCTTCCAAATATCATATTGTCATACTATTTCGAAGGCCGTATATTAGAAAGTTCCCAAGATAAGGGATTCCATTGGAGTGGGGATGTTTCTTCAATGTCATCAATTTCACAGGCTCCATATTATTCAGGTTCCAGTGCTGAAAATAACAGCATTCCCACCTCGACAAGATCTGAGCTAAATGGCTTTATTGAATCTCTTGAGAAATTTCCCGATATACCCCTTTGGATCAACATAGAGAAGACACAGATTCTTGCAATTATTGATCTGCTAAGTGAAGTTTGTAGCTCAGACTCATCTTCTGCATATCAAAGTCTCGATGAACCTGGGCGGAG GTTTTGGGTTTCCCTCAGGTTTCAGCAACTGCTTTTTCAACGGAAGTTTGCTAGAGCTGCATCTTTTGAAGAGTTGCTTGTTAACTCAAGGTTGTTTGTGTGGGCTTACCACTCTGATTGCCTAGAAAATTTATTCGGTTCTGTCATACCTAATGAACCATCATGGCAAGAAATGCGTGCTTTGGGTATGGGCTTTTGGTTTGCTAGCATACCTCAGTTGCGTGCAAGG ATGGAGAAATTGGCAAGAGCACAGTATTTGAAGAGCAAAAATCCTAAGGATTGTGCCTTGTTGTATATTGCATTGAACAGAATTCAAGTTTTGGCTGGCCTTTTCAAAATCAGCAAGGATGAGAAGGACAAGCCTTTAGTGGGTTTTCTTTCACGCAATTTTCAG gaagagaaaaataaagctGCTGCTTTAAAAAATGCTTATGTCTTACTGGGAAAGCATCAGCTGGAATTAGCAATAGCTTTCTTTTTGCTTGGAGGTGATCATTCGTCTGCTATAAATGTTTGTGCTAAGAACCTTGGGGATGAACAGCTTGCACTAGTCATTTGTCGCCTACTTGAGGGCCATGGTGGACCACTGGAGCATCACCTAATTACAAAGTATATACTTCCATCTGCGATTGATAAAGGAGACTACTGGCTTTCAAGCCTTCTGGAG TGGGAAATGGGTAATTATTATCAATCTTTCTATAGAATGCTAGAGTTTTCTGTGAATCCTGTGGCTCAAGAGTCTACCATCATGTCCAATTGTGGTCCTTTTCTAGACCCTACTGTTGGTTCTTATTGCCAAATGCTAGCATCAAAGAATAGCATGCGGAATGCTGTAGGGGAGCAGAATTCTGCCATCCTTTTAAGATGGGCAACTTTGATGACAGTTACTTCCCTAAAAAGATGCGGTAATCCT cttgaGGCATTGGAGTATTTCTCATCTTCACTGAGCATGCTTGGGACTGCAGATCAAGAGAATGAATTGGGTGATGGACATGTTGTGATATCCAGTACATTAAAGCCTTTGCCAAGAAAATCCTCTAACTGGTTGTCTACTGATGTATCTGTGCATCTGGAGTTTCATATTAAATTGAATTTGGCACTTTGCTACTTATCTAAATTGATAAGAGAGCATCCAAGTTGGCCTGACACTGCTTCAGAATCTGATGGGGAAGCCTCTTGTTCTGATGAGTACATGTTGCAATATGAGAAATCAGTTGAAAGTTTTAAACAAAGGTTATACAAAGGGCTTGCTGTATTTGAACAGAGGTTTTTATTGGCTCCGAGCTGCCTAATCAGTATG gttttacTCTTACTTTGCCATCATGGATTATTGTTCATTGGTCATGATATGACAGATGGATGCACTCAAGAAGAAATGTCTCAAAAGAAGAGTGATATATTTGATGTTTTCAATTTATATCACTCTCCGTTTAAACCCTTCTTTAAGACTGCCGAAGAAATCTCCTTTTTGTATTCAAGATTGTTTTCTGCCTGCAGTATGGAATATTCTCAACGAAGTTCAACTCCTCTTGAGAAAGATGAGTCCAAGTTTTTGGATTCTTCACATTCTCACTTTGAAGGTCTTCTGGTTTCATTGTGGTACTTAAGAGCTAGTTTGAGGACCCAATTGAGTTCTGTTAGCAAAGATTTTATTAAAAAGCATGTTGATATCCTTGATTATTTTGAGTactatttatatttttcattaGCTTGGCTTCAAAAGAACTCAGAAGCTCTTTTATTGATGGTGCATCCTTTCTTGATTGAAAATGCTGATGGCCATAATCCTTATGAGATTGATATGGTGAATCTGAAGAAGCTTATACCGAAAATTGCACAGTTGTTGGCTCAAAATTCTTCCGTAACTAATATGGAAAACCTCCAAGTTTCCAAATGTGAAGAAGATAAACTAGTTGCAGATGTAAAGCATTTGGTTCCTGATGATGAAAGATGGAAGATTTTAGGGACCTGCTTGTGGCAACATATGTCTAGATTCATGATATCTAACTTGAATTTGGTTCTTGCTAAAATTGAAGATGATAATTTGTCTGGCACTTTCCACAAAAAACATGCTTATAGGGAGTTGGCACTCATTAATATGGATTATGATAGCATCAGCTTGCCAGAGAAGATTCAGTTAGTCTCATTTTGCTTATGTGATTTCCTGATGACAACAGTTACTCACATTTCTTCTTATCATGTTAAACAACTTGTGGAAATTTTGTGGCAGAAATTGGAGCATGATTCGAATGTAATGACCCTTAAATGGCTAAAACAAACAACAGCATCAGAATACAGTCATGACAGAAACCTGGACATATTGGAACTGGTGAACAGGAAAGATAAATGTTTAGCTCACCAGTTACTATGGGATCACTGTGCTGATCCCAAATTAATATCTGATTGCTTTGCACAGGAAAAGCTCGATTGGTCAAAGGATTTGGACCATAAGCCTACTAAAGGATGGAATGACCTGTATATAATTATGACAGGACTACATAAAACTGATGATTCACGTGGTGATGAATGTAAACTAAGCACTGGATCTTCTAATCATGAAGTCGGATCTCCTGTTAAAGGAATGTTTCTAAGTGATCATGCTTCTGCAAGATCCAACCAGAAAGATATTACTAGTATGAATATTGCAGTTTTCCAGAGTCCCAGAGAAATGTACAAGAGAAATGGAGAACTTTTGGAG GCATTGTGTATAAACTCTACTGATCTTCAGGAAGCTGCAGCTGCTAGCAACCGGAAG GGTATAGTATTCTTTCATCTGGAAGATGAGGTTCCTTTAAGTGGTGAATCAGACCTTTTGTGGACCAAGGCTGATTGGCCACAAAATGGATGGGCAGGTTCAGAATCCACACCTGCTCCAACATGCGTTTCTCCTGGTGTTGGCCTTGGGAGCAAGAAAGGGGCACACCTCGGTCTAGGTGGAGCAACTGTTGGTGTGGGTTCTTCAGCTTGGCCAAGTAGAGACCTGACAGGTGGTGGAGCATTAGGAATGCTAGGTTATGCTGGTGTTGGTGCCTCTGGATTGGGTTGGGAAATTCAACAAGACTTTGAAGATTTTGTTGATCCACCTGCCACTTTGGAGAACACAAGTACGAAGGCTTTCTCTAGTCATCCAATGAGGCCTTTCTTCTTAGTTGGTTCAAGCAATACACACATTTACTTGTGGGAG TTCAATAAGGATAAAGCTGCTGCTACATATGGAGTGCTGCCTGCTGCCAATGTCCCTCCACCTTATGCTCTTGCGTCAATTTCAGCTGTACAGTTTGACCACGTTGGACACCGGTTTGCCAGTGCTGCATCAGACGGGACTGTCTGCACATGGCAGCTCGAGGTTGGAGGAAGGAGCAATGTTCGCCCAACAGAATCATCCCTCTGCTTTAATGGTCATGCATC GGATGTCACGTACTTTTCTTCAAGTGGATCAATTGTAGCTGTGGCTGGATATAGCTCTAATAATGTTAATGTGGTGATATGGGATACTTTAGCTCCACCTGCAACTTCTCGAGCTtccattttatgtcatgaaG GTGGTGCACGCTCCATTTCTGTGTTTGATAATCATTTCGGAAGTGGTTCTGTTTCCCCTCTTATCGTGACCGGTGGCAAAGGCGGTGATGTTG